One genomic window of Terriglobales bacterium includes the following:
- a CDS encoding aspartate ammonia-lyase, whose product MATATKDLTRTEKDSLGTKEIPAGVHYGIQTARAVENFPISGMRAHPTLIRAFGMVKQAAAEANLELGLIDEKRARAIVQAAKEVQQGKWDGEFVVDVFQAGAGVSFHMNSNEVIANRAIEILGGSLGEYSIVHPNDHVNYGQSTNDVFPTGMRLATLLELEKLYAALEALAAALEKKGKEFHDVLKSGRTHMQDAVPMRLGQEFTAYAGAIRRASAAIRQSSELLRELGLGGSAVGTGINTHPDYREKAIAALARISGQKLKPVDDMRYAMQSNLAMAAVSGALRNLALEVIRISNDLRLLASGPNTGFAEINLPALQPGSSIMPGKINPVIPELAAMVSFQVVGNDTAVALAVQAGQLELNVMMPTMAYSVLQSITILTNMLHQFTEYCIAGITANEKRNNFYAQSTVSLATALNPYIGYAKAAEIAKESVASGRSIIDIAREKKLLSEKEIAEILDPKRMTEPQRPLEAAAKREEIKKK is encoded by the coding sequence ATGGCCACCGCCACTAAAGACCTGACGCGCACCGAAAAAGATTCGCTGGGCACCAAAGAAATTCCTGCCGGCGTACATTACGGAATCCAAACCGCGCGCGCGGTGGAGAACTTCCCTATTTCCGGAATGCGGGCGCATCCTACGCTGATCCGCGCCTTTGGCATGGTGAAGCAGGCGGCGGCCGAAGCAAATCTCGAACTCGGATTGATTGACGAAAAGCGCGCTCGCGCGATTGTCCAAGCCGCGAAGGAAGTGCAGCAAGGTAAGTGGGACGGCGAGTTCGTGGTGGATGTCTTTCAGGCAGGCGCCGGCGTCAGCTTCCACATGAACAGCAATGAGGTGATCGCTAACCGTGCCATTGAAATCTTGGGCGGCAGTCTGGGTGAGTACTCGATAGTTCATCCCAACGATCACGTCAATTATGGGCAGTCCACGAACGATGTATTTCCTACCGGGATGCGGCTGGCGACCCTTCTGGAGCTGGAGAAGCTGTATGCCGCCTTGGAAGCTCTCGCTGCGGCGCTGGAGAAAAAGGGTAAAGAGTTTCACGACGTCCTGAAGTCTGGCCGCACTCATATGCAGGACGCCGTGCCCATGCGACTGGGACAGGAGTTCACGGCGTATGCAGGCGCCATTCGACGGGCGAGTGCTGCCATACGCCAGTCTTCGGAGCTGCTGCGCGAACTGGGACTAGGGGGGTCGGCAGTGGGAACGGGCATCAACACTCACCCTGATTATCGTGAGAAGGCGATCGCTGCCCTTGCGCGCATATCCGGACAAAAGTTGAAACCCGTGGACGACATGCGGTACGCCATGCAGTCAAATCTGGCCATGGCGGCAGTTTCGGGCGCGCTGCGGAATCTGGCGCTGGAGGTGATTCGTATCTCCAATGACCTGCGGCTGCTCGCTTCCGGGCCCAACACAGGCTTCGCGGAGATCAATTTGCCGGCGCTGCAGCCGGGTTCTTCGATCATGCCGGGAAAAATTAATCCGGTGATTCCGGAACTAGCGGCGATGGTGTCGTTCCAGGTGGTCGGCAATGACACTGCAGTCGCGCTGGCGGTGCAAGCGGGCCAGCTGGAGCTCAACGTGATGATGCCGACGATGGCATACAGCGTGCTGCAGTCCATCACAATCCTGACCAACATGCTGCACCAGTTCACCGAGTACTGCATCGCCGGGATCACGGCCAACGAGAAGCGCAATAATTTTTACGCGCAGAGCACGGTGTCCCTGGCGACGGCGCTGAATCCGTACATCGGATACGCCAAGGCGGCAGAGATTGCGAAGGAATCGGTGGCCAGCGGCCGGTCCATCATCGATATTGCACGTGAGAAAAAGCTACTCAGCGAGAAAGAAATTGCCGAGATCCTCGATCCCAAGCGTATGACTGAGCCGCAGAGGCCGCTGGAGGCAGCGGCAAAAAGAGAGGAAATAAAAAAGAAATAG
- a CDS encoding MFS transporter has product MSFGNFSSYQRRVLTLLMLINFVNYVDRQMIFPLFPFLRRDFGLTFFQSGLLATSFTIVLSIVSLPLGMLADRTSRRAVIAGGVLFWSAATFFSGLVRSFRGLLAARALVGVGEAAYTPAGAAIISAAFPKTMRARVQGVFDIGMFVGGAVGMALGGIMGQWFGWRPAFFIVGFPGLLLGLSVFKLREPRRVTPDALFPIVELLRVPAYVMVLVAGWFSAFAGYTYIVWGPELVQTYKGFSASESGVVLGLTSILSGMCGVLVGATVSDKLSQVMLGGRTIVIPIGFIIAAPLIYFAIESHSKMGFVVLFGLGAFFMSWYHGPVTATIHDLISPQGHATALGLYSLFVNLFSMAVAPPLVGRLADRYGLPSALHAAIAAQLVGGILFVVVVWLARRHHAMAAQVADQTEESAAAS; this is encoded by the coding sequence ATGAGCTTCGGGAATTTCAGTTCGTACCAGCGACGGGTGCTTACCCTGTTAATGCTGATCAACTTTGTTAACTACGTTGACCGGCAGATGATATTCCCGCTGTTCCCTTTTCTGCGCCGGGACTTCGGCCTGACTTTCTTCCAATCTGGATTGCTCGCGACTTCGTTTACCATCGTGCTGTCAATCGTAAGTTTGCCTTTGGGAATGCTAGCGGACCGTACCTCGCGGCGGGCGGTGATTGCGGGTGGGGTTCTTTTCTGGAGCGCTGCAACTTTCTTCAGTGGATTGGTGCGCTCATTCCGGGGATTATTGGCCGCACGCGCTCTGGTGGGAGTGGGCGAAGCAGCCTACACGCCTGCGGGAGCGGCGATCATTTCGGCGGCTTTTCCTAAGACCATGCGAGCGCGAGTGCAAGGCGTATTTGATATCGGCATGTTCGTGGGCGGGGCAGTGGGAATGGCATTGGGCGGCATCATGGGGCAGTGGTTCGGATGGCGTCCCGCATTTTTTATAGTGGGCTTCCCCGGATTGTTGCTGGGTTTGTCGGTGTTTAAGCTGCGTGAACCGCGGCGCGTTACGCCAGACGCATTGTTCCCCATCGTTGAGCTGCTGCGTGTGCCGGCGTATGTGATGGTTCTGGTTGCGGGCTGGTTCAGCGCGTTCGCCGGTTATACATACATCGTATGGGGACCGGAGCTGGTGCAGACCTATAAAGGGTTCAGCGCGAGTGAATCCGGTGTAGTGCTGGGACTCACGTCGATTTTATCCGGCATGTGCGGGGTGTTAGTGGGAGCGACGGTTTCGGACAAACTTTCACAGGTAATGCTGGGGGGCAGAACAATAGTGATTCCAATCGGTTTCATTATTGCCGCGCCGCTGATTTATTTTGCCATTGAAAGCCACAGCAAGATGGGATTCGTGGTGCTGTTCGGACTGGGGGCCTTTTTCATGAGCTGGTATCACGGCCCGGTGACCGCAACTATTCACGATCTAATTTCGCCGCAAGGCCACGCCACCGCGCTCGGACTCTATTCTCTTTTTGTTAACCTATTTTCTATGGCAGTGGCGCCGCCTTTGGTGGGAAGACTGGCGGACCGGTATGGTTTGCCCAGCGCGCTCCACGCCGCCATCGCCGCCCAGTTGGTGGGTGGAATATTGTTTGTGGTGGTGGTGTGGTTGGCCCGGCGTCATCATGCGATGGCAGCCCAAGTTGCCGACCAGACGGAAGAATCGGCGGCAGCGTCGTAA
- the yacG gene encoding DNA gyrase inhibitor YacG, with the protein MPRKRVRSLRCPTCKKIVLRDEPDFPFCSDRCRLIDLGKWASGAYVISSPISDPENANLEYSPDGEYREPGPTGESDDAGHKRRH; encoded by the coding sequence ATGCCTCGCAAGCGTGTCCGCAGCCTACGCTGTCCTACCTGCAAGAAAATAGTTCTGCGCGACGAGCCAGATTTCCCCTTCTGCAGCGACCGCTGCCGGCTGATCGATTTGGGAAAGTGGGCCAGCGGCGCCTATGTAATTTCCAGCCCGATTAGTGACCCGGAAAACGCGAATTTGGAATATTCTCCAGACGGTGAATACCGTGAACCGGGACCCACGGGGGAGTCGGACGACGCTGGTCACAAGCGGCGACACTGA
- a CDS encoding single-stranded DNA-binding protein: MAKSVNKVILIGNLGKDPEVKYTPNGMAVAKFSIATNERFKDKEGQWQDRTEWHNIVAWQRLAEICGEYLKKGRSVYVEGRLQTRSWDDKDSGQKKYMTEIVANDIVLLGGQRDASGGGDDAGGRSRGAAASFDQRVPEADVAHATTITDEDIPF; encoded by the coding sequence ATGGCAAAAAGTGTTAACAAAGTCATCCTCATCGGCAATCTCGGCAAAGATCCGGAAGTGAAGTACACGCCCAACGGCATGGCGGTCGCGAAGTTCTCGATAGCAACCAATGAGCGTTTCAAAGATAAGGAAGGCCAGTGGCAGGACCGCACCGAATGGCACAACATTGTTGCCTGGCAACGGCTGGCGGAAATCTGCGGCGAATATCTGAAGAAGGGCCGCAGCGTTTACGTCGAAGGACGCTTGCAGACCCGTTCGTGGGATGACAAAGACTCCGGTCAGAAGAAGTATATGACCGAGATTGTAGCCAACGATATCGTATTGCTGGGTGGACAACGGGATGCTTCGGGTGGCGGGGATGACGCCGGTGGCCGCAGCCGGGGCGCTGCAGCCAGTTTCGACCAGCGCGTGCCCGAAGCCGACGTGGCGCACGCGACCACAATTACCGACGAAGACATACCCTTTTAG
- a CDS encoding beta-ketoacyl-ACP synthase III produces the protein MLRAKITALGTYVPPRLLTNHDLEKMVETSDQWIFERTGIRERHIVDKGVATSDLAVKAACRALAERGLATDQIGAIIVATVTPDMFFPSTACVVQHKLGAKGTWGFDLSAACSAFIYALQTGAQFISTGAHKTVLVIGADAMSSIIDYTDRATCVIFGDGAGAVLLEPSEDDATGIIDFIHEVDGSGGCALYMPGGGSLNPATHETVDKKMHYVHQDGQAVFKFAVRKQADICERLLERNNLKGSDIDVFIPHQANKRIITATAERLSLRPESVIINIDRYGNTTAGTIPLAMDSARQEGKLKKGSLVMLASVGAGFTVGATLLRWAY, from the coding sequence ATGCTGCGCGCCAAAATCACTGCTTTGGGTACCTACGTCCCGCCTCGGCTGCTCACCAACCACGATCTCGAAAAAATGGTCGAGACCTCCGACCAGTGGATTTTCGAGCGCACTGGAATCCGGGAGCGGCATATTGTGGACAAAGGCGTGGCGACCAGCGATTTGGCAGTGAAGGCGGCCTGCCGGGCGCTTGCCGAACGGGGGCTGGCTACCGACCAGATCGGCGCGATCATTGTTGCCACCGTCACCCCTGACATGTTTTTTCCCTCAACCGCCTGTGTAGTGCAGCACAAACTCGGCGCTAAGGGGACCTGGGGATTTGATCTGTCGGCGGCGTGCTCGGCTTTTATTTACGCTCTTCAGACCGGCGCTCAGTTCATTTCTACCGGCGCGCATAAGACGGTGTTGGTGATCGGTGCCGACGCCATGTCTTCCATCATTGACTACACCGACCGCGCCACTTGCGTAATTTTTGGCGACGGTGCCGGTGCAGTGCTGCTGGAGCCGAGCGAAGATGACGCGACCGGCATCATTGATTTTATTCATGAAGTTGACGGCTCCGGCGGCTGTGCTCTTTATATGCCCGGCGGCGGTAGCCTCAATCCTGCCACCCACGAGACCGTGGACAAGAAAATGCATTACGTTCACCAGGATGGCCAGGCGGTATTTAAGTTCGCGGTACGCAAACAGGCCGACATCTGCGAGCGTCTGCTCGAGCGCAACAATTTGAAGGGCAGCGACATTGATGTGTTCATTCCACATCAGGCCAACAAGCGCATCATCACCGCCACCGCGGAGCGCTTGAGCTTGCGTCCGGAGAGCGTGATCATCAATATTGACCGTTACGGAAACACCACCGCCGGTACGATCCCGCTTGCCATGGACAGCGCGCGCCAGGAAGGCAAGCTGAAGAAGGGAAGTCTGGTAATGCTGGCATCCGTGGGCGCGGGATTTACGGTTGGGGCCACGCTTCTGCGCTGGGCGTACTGA
- a CDS encoding YpdA family putative bacillithiol disulfide reductase, producing the protein MALQKTTEIPDTLTRRQATSRLHASADVLVIGAGPTGLACAIDAQNLGLKALVLDKGCLVNSIFHYPAHMTFFTTPELLEIGNIPFNTANMKPTRAEALEYYRNVAQHYELNVHQYEWVKTVNGRDGDFRITTNDRAGHIFDYTTRKVIVATGYYDLPNIMGVPGEDLPKVHHYYNEPHPYYDSDVLVIGGKNSAAIAALELWRHGARVTLVYRGPGIHSHVKYWIKPDIENRIKNGEVAAYFRSQVLEILPESVVIETPEGEVVQKNDFVFALTGYHPDYDFLRSMGIELSADQCRPVCDPETLESNVPGIYVAGVIVAGSRTNEIFIENGRFHGQLIAADLKRKLKPDTA; encoded by the coding sequence ATGGCGCTTCAGAAGACCACCGAAATTCCCGACACCCTTACCCGACGCCAGGCAACGTCGCGTCTCCATGCGAGCGCCGACGTGTTGGTGATCGGCGCCGGACCTACGGGGCTGGCCTGTGCCATTGATGCGCAGAACCTGGGATTGAAGGCGCTCGTCCTCGACAAAGGCTGCCTGGTCAACTCAATTTTTCATTATCCGGCGCACATGACCTTCTTCACCACGCCGGAACTGCTGGAAATTGGCAATATCCCTTTTAATACTGCCAACATGAAGCCCACGCGTGCTGAAGCCCTGGAGTATTACCGAAACGTCGCCCAGCACTATGAATTGAATGTACATCAGTATGAGTGGGTGAAAACCGTTAACGGTCGTGACGGCGATTTCCGCATCACCACCAATGACCGGGCAGGTCACATTTTCGACTACACCACTAGGAAAGTAATCGTCGCAACCGGCTACTACGATCTGCCAAACATCATGGGTGTACCGGGCGAGGATTTGCCCAAGGTCCACCATTATTACAATGAGCCGCATCCTTATTACGACAGCGATGTGCTGGTGATTGGTGGCAAGAATTCGGCCGCTATTGCGGCCCTGGAGCTGTGGCGGCACGGCGCGCGCGTAACTCTGGTCTACCGCGGCCCTGGCATCCATAGTCACGTAAAGTACTGGATCAAGCCCGACATTGAGAACCGCATCAAGAATGGGGAAGTCGCCGCCTATTTTCGCAGCCAAGTGCTGGAGATCCTGCCGGAATCAGTCGTAATTGAGACGCCAGAGGGCGAGGTGGTTCAGAAGAACGACTTTGTTTTCGCCCTCACCGGGTATCACCCAGACTATGACTTTTTGCGCAGCATGGGCATCGAGCTTTCAGCGGATCAGTGCCGCCCAGTTTGCGACCCGGAAACGCTGGAGAGTAATGTCCCGGGAATTTATGTTGCAGGGGTAATCGTCGCCGGCTCGCGAACGAATGAGATCTTTATCGAAAACGGCCGCTTTCACGGACAGCTCATTGCCGCAGATTTGAAAAGGAAACTGAAGCCGGACACTGCTTGA
- a CDS encoding phosphatidylglycerophosphatase A produces the protein MNRDPRGSRTTLVTSGDTEPAARASGPLWATLLATFFGIGRLRPGPGTWASAATVVLWWAIARGIDAERPYWVAIVLAGVVILVGIPASTRVARASRSADPSFVVIDEVAGQLIALITLPLSWKSLLAGFILFRAFDIVKPPPLRHLERIPAGAGIMLDDVGAGLYALVVARLLIHLGWLR, from the coding sequence GTGAACCGGGACCCACGGGGGAGTCGGACGACGCTGGTCACAAGCGGCGACACTGAGCCCGCCGCACGCGCTTCGGGGCCGCTGTGGGCGACTCTGCTGGCCACGTTCTTCGGGATTGGCCGGCTCCGACCCGGGCCGGGGACGTGGGCGTCAGCAGCGACCGTAGTGCTCTGGTGGGCAATCGCGCGTGGAATCGATGCGGAGAGGCCGTACTGGGTCGCGATCGTGCTGGCGGGAGTTGTGATTCTGGTCGGAATTCCAGCGTCAACAAGGGTGGCCCGAGCTAGCCGCAGCGCGGACCCCTCCTTTGTGGTGATTGACGAAGTAGCCGGCCAGTTGATTGCACTGATTACCTTGCCGCTCAGTTGGAAATCTCTGCTGGCGGGTTTTATACTTTTTCGGGCGTTCGACATCGTGAAGCCGCCGCCGCTGCGCCATCTGGAACGTATCCCGGCGGGAGCCGGCATCATGCTCGACGATGTTGGCGCAGGCTTGTATGCCCTGGTGGTGGCACGGCTTCTGATTCATCTTGGCTGGCTGCGCTGA
- a CDS encoding endo-1,3-alpha-glucanase family glycosylhydrolase — MTVRHSFTHFLLLPCVALLLLPLAGCYRSNMQQALRAATIQSPEPWPQLLAAYQPWFGNKSHMNVGYSSGDAEVLRKQIAQARQLGISGFVVNWYGPRKEFEDGNYAKLQKVAAESNFKVAIQYDEAVDSPGSATDAVLVDLRYAYDLYIGPQAGPSRDAYLRLNGRPLIFIFPKNAGTNWNQVRQGVDSWPMPDKPLLIYKDFDGQYNGAFDGFYAWVNPGKGGWTPDGNNWGEDYLRYFYTTVNTKFPDKIAVGGAWPGFDDRKAGWSRNRRINSRCGRTFEDTLRMFRAYYNDSHPLPFLLIDTWNDYEEGTAIEKGLPKC; from the coding sequence ATGACGGTCCGGCATTCATTCACTCATTTTCTGCTCTTGCCTTGTGTGGCGTTGCTGCTCCTGCCCCTGGCGGGTTGTTATCGCAGCAACATGCAACAAGCACTGCGCGCGGCAACTATCCAGTCCCCTGAACCATGGCCGCAGCTGCTGGCCGCTTATCAGCCGTGGTTCGGAAATAAGAGCCACATGAACGTCGGTTATTCATCTGGAGACGCCGAGGTATTGCGAAAACAAATAGCGCAGGCGCGGCAGCTGGGAATCTCAGGTTTTGTGGTGAACTGGTACGGGCCACGCAAGGAATTTGAAGATGGCAACTATGCCAAGCTACAAAAAGTGGCTGCTGAAAGTAATTTTAAGGTTGCGATTCAATATGACGAGGCAGTGGACTCGCCGGGCTCCGCAACCGATGCCGTGCTGGTTGACTTGCGTTATGCCTATGATCTCTACATTGGGCCGCAGGCTGGTCCGTCACGCGATGCTTACCTGAGGTTGAATGGGCGCCCGCTGATCTTCATTTTTCCCAAAAACGCGGGCACTAACTGGAACCAGGTGCGACAGGGAGTAGATAGCTGGCCAATGCCCGACAAGCCCTTGCTTATCTACAAGGATTTCGATGGCCAATATAACGGTGCGTTTGATGGGTTCTATGCGTGGGTGAATCCTGGCAAGGGAGGCTGGACCCCGGACGGGAACAACTGGGGAGAAGATTACTTGCGCTACTTCTACACCACGGTGAATACGAAATTTCCCGATAAGATAGCGGTAGGCGGCGCTTGGCCAGGGTTCGATGATCGCAAGGCTGGCTGGAGCCGGAACCGGCGCATCAATTCCCGGTGCGGTCGGACATTCGAAGACACGCTACGAATGTTCCGCGCGTATTACAACGATTCGCATCCTTTGCCTTTTTTGCTGATTGACACCTGGAACGATTACGAAGAAGGAACGGCCATCGAAAAAGGATTGCCGAAGTGCTGA
- the rimO gene encoding 30S ribosomal protein S12 methylthiotransferase RimO, protein MLVKEPTVAPPADESRTAKPKKVGFVSLGCPKNLVDSEVMMGLLSRAGAELTPHAEDADVIVVNTCSFIESAKQESVDAILEMARHKTAGRAQKLVVAGCLVERYRDEIRKNIPEVDAVVGTGELEGILNATGVSAAARTEQNSPFVIFGSRPEGEARAAQGRFSRESWDGAISDLPNYLYDESTPRVLATPRHSAYIKIAEGCDHPCSFCIIPQLRGKFRSRRFESVIAEAERLASSGVREITLIGQDTTCYGEDFGLKDGLALLLEKLAGISELRWVRFLYAYPNKITERLLETIAANEKICSYIDVPLQHASASVLKRMKRGGGYEIFLRSIEKMRKVIPNLTLRSTFIVGFPGETESDFEELCEFVKQAQFDWMGAFGYSDEEGAGAHQLDGKLSSKEIERRKQRVMQIQRQINRKKNNALVGKQFDLLLEGTSGETELLLEGRTAMHAPEIDGKVLINDAGDHEDVQPGEFYRCQITEAHDYDLVGKIV, encoded by the coding sequence ATGCTGGTCAAAGAGCCCACTGTAGCGCCACCCGCCGACGAATCCAGGACAGCCAAGCCTAAGAAGGTCGGCTTTGTGAGCCTGGGGTGTCCTAAAAATCTGGTAGATAGCGAAGTCATGATGGGGCTGCTGAGCCGGGCCGGCGCCGAACTGACGCCGCATGCGGAAGATGCTGATGTCATCGTCGTGAATACCTGCTCCTTTATAGAGAGCGCGAAACAGGAATCGGTGGACGCGATCCTGGAGATGGCTCGCCATAAGACGGCAGGCCGGGCCCAGAAACTCGTGGTGGCCGGATGCTTGGTGGAACGGTATCGGGACGAGATTCGGAAGAACATTCCTGAAGTTGACGCCGTGGTTGGGACCGGTGAACTGGAAGGAATTCTCAATGCGACGGGTGTCAGCGCTGCCGCGAGGACCGAGCAGAATTCACCTTTTGTAATCTTCGGCTCTCGCCCGGAAGGCGAGGCGCGGGCTGCGCAGGGGCGGTTCTCACGTGAGAGCTGGGACGGCGCGATTTCCGATCTGCCCAACTATCTTTATGACGAGAGCACACCGCGGGTGCTGGCGACACCGCGGCACTCGGCGTACATCAAGATCGCCGAAGGCTGCGATCACCCCTGCAGCTTCTGCATCATTCCGCAGTTGCGGGGCAAGTTTCGTTCTCGACGTTTTGAGTCAGTAATAGCAGAGGCCGAACGCCTGGCAAGCAGTGGCGTGCGCGAGATCACGCTCATCGGCCAGGACACTACATGCTACGGGGAAGATTTCGGTCTGAAAGATGGGCTGGCGCTGCTGCTGGAGAAGTTGGCGGGCATTTCCGAGTTGCGCTGGGTGCGTTTTCTTTACGCCTATCCCAACAAAATTACCGAGCGTCTTTTGGAAACCATCGCGGCCAATGAAAAGATTTGCTCATACATTGATGTGCCGCTGCAGCACGCTTCAGCCTCGGTCCTCAAACGGATGAAGCGCGGCGGCGGGTACGAGATTTTCCTGCGGTCCATTGAAAAGATGCGAAAGGTCATTCCCAACCTCACTCTACGCAGTACGTTTATTGTCGGCTTCCCCGGGGAGACCGAGAGCGATTTCGAAGAATTGTGCGAATTTGTGAAGCAGGCACAGTTCGACTGGATGGGAGCATTTGGTTACTCCGACGAGGAGGGAGCGGGGGCTCATCAGCTGGATGGAAAACTCTCTTCGAAAGAGATTGAGAGGCGGAAGCAGCGGGTGATGCAAATCCAGCGGCAGATTAACCGCAAGAAGAACAACGCGCTGGTCGGCAAGCAATTCGACCTGTTGCTCGAGGGCACATCGGGCGAAACCGAACTGCTGCTGGAAGGGCGAACCGCGATGCACGCCCCTGAAATCGACGGCAAAGTGCTGATCAATGACGCCGGGGACCATGAGGATGTTCAGCCCGGCGAGTTTTATCGCTGCCAGATCACGGAAGCCCACGATTACGACCTGGTAGGCAAAATTGTGTAA
- a CDS encoding DUF3488 and transglutaminase-like domain-containing protein yields the protein MLFDAQAPPSATAAAANTLERYFQVSLYLLMAAGFASVDSTGKLDGPSLLLMGAALTTRGYLLARGRQFLFSERMTSLLTLIYVGFYSADIFLLSRNFVSATVHLVLFAAAVKMFSVRRERDYVYLAVLSFLMVLAAAVLTVDSIFLAGFTLFMLVAVTTFILMEMRRSAALAVVRAREDDTPAAQQKMGYWLAACGPLFVTFILLTGTAIFFLIPRVSAGYLGAYAPGTEFATGFSENVRLGQIGIIQQSDSLVMHIQIEGAPGDASEMKWRGLSLGLFDGRGWSNPLAQIEAPRVNDGRFLLPTAPEERGARLPSRPVRYRVIMEPIGTNVFFLAPKAVSVGGPYRQIAIDGGGAVFNADRERAITSYDGVSELAQPPAALLRATSGNYYPASIALRYLQLPKVDARVHDLARQVTNTASNDYDKAVSIEQYLRTQLGYTLELPRTIPRDPIADFLFVRKQGHCEYFASAMAVMLRTLGIPSRIVNGFRGAEYNDLTGSYLVRARNAHSWVEAYFPGQGWVTFDPTPAGDAQAHIGWHRLWLYMDAAAQFWREWVVNYDFGHQHTLAQQSTRSGRAVWESSREWLGARYARLLELAREVQDSVRLSPGRWAGYGMGAMAALLLALNGGWLWKRLQYRRVARRPERSPHLAASIWYERLIRALSRRGWQKSPMQTPHEFATTIEDFRVRRRVTQFTDHYERARFAESAEDAKKLPELFEEVTSGGKSGD from the coding sequence ATGCTCTTCGACGCCCAAGCGCCGCCATCCGCCACCGCTGCCGCTGCCAACACCCTAGAGCGTTACTTTCAAGTCTCGTTGTATTTGCTAATGGCAGCCGGGTTTGCGAGTGTAGACAGCACTGGTAAATTGGACGGCCCCTCGCTGCTTCTGATGGGGGCTGCACTCACCACCCGCGGGTACCTCCTCGCCAGAGGGCGACAATTCCTGTTTTCAGAACGAATGACATCATTGCTGACGCTCATTTACGTGGGCTTCTATTCTGCGGACATCTTCCTGCTTTCGCGAAATTTCGTAAGCGCAACCGTGCACCTGGTCTTGTTTGCGGCGGCGGTGAAGATGTTTTCTGTGCGCCGCGAGCGCGATTACGTGTACCTGGCGGTGCTTTCGTTCTTGATGGTGCTGGCCGCGGCGGTGCTGACGGTGGACAGCATCTTCCTGGCTGGGTTCACCTTGTTCATGTTGGTGGCGGTGACCACTTTCATTCTGATGGAGATGCGGCGGTCTGCGGCCCTGGCGGTGGTGCGCGCACGCGAGGATGACACACCGGCGGCCCAGCAGAAGATGGGGTATTGGCTGGCAGCCTGCGGGCCGCTGTTCGTTACCTTCATTCTGTTGACGGGTACAGCAATTTTCTTCCTGATACCACGCGTCTCCGCCGGGTACCTGGGCGCTTATGCTCCGGGAACCGAATTTGCTACGGGATTCAGTGAAAATGTGCGCTTGGGACAAATCGGCATAATTCAGCAATCGGATTCTCTGGTCATGCACATCCAGATCGAAGGAGCGCCCGGCGATGCTTCGGAAATGAAGTGGCGCGGCCTATCGCTGGGATTGTTTGATGGGCGGGGCTGGTCGAATCCCTTGGCGCAGATCGAAGCGCCACGTGTGAATGACGGACGTTTTCTACTTCCCACGGCGCCGGAAGAACGCGGAGCACGCCTGCCCTCTCGCCCGGTGCGCTATCGGGTAATCATGGAGCCGATTGGAACCAACGTCTTCTTTCTGGCGCCTAAGGCGGTTTCGGTTGGCGGGCCGTACCGGCAGATCGCAATCGATGGGGGGGGAGCTGTATTCAATGCGGACCGCGAGCGCGCTATTACCAGCTACGACGGTGTTTCTGAACTCGCACAACCGCCAGCGGCGCTGCTGCGAGCAACCAGCGGTAACTACTATCCGGCTTCGATCGCGCTGCGCTACCTGCAATTGCCGAAGGTAGATGCGCGAGTCCACGACCTGGCTCGGCAGGTCACGAATACCGCCAGCAATGATTACGACAAGGCGGTCAGCATCGAGCAGTATCTGCGCACGCAGTTGGGCTACACCTTAGAGCTGCCGCGAACCATTCCGCGTGATCCCATCGCCGACTTCCTGTTCGTGCGGAAGCAAGGACACTGCGAGTATTTCGCTTCCGCGATGGCCGTGATGCTGCGTACTCTGGGCATCCCTTCGCGAATAGTGAATGGCTTTCGCGGAGCTGAATATAACGACTTGACCGGCAGCTACCTGGTCCGTGCGCGCAACGCTCATTCCTGGGTGGAAGCCTACTTCCCAGGGCAAGGATGGGTGACGTTCGACCCGACACCCGCAGGCGATGCCCAGGCACACATCGGCTGGCACCGTCTGTGGTTGTATATGGACGCTGCCGCACAGTTCTGGCGCGAGTGGGTAGTGAACTACGACTTTGGCCACCAGCACACCCTGGCGCAGCAGAGCACGCGCTCGGGACGGGCGGTATGGGAAAGCAGCCGCGAATGGCTGGGCGCGCGCTATGCCAGGTTGCTGGAACTCGCGCGAGAGGTGCAGGATTCCGTCCGCCTGTCCCCAGGGCGGTGGGCAGGATATGGCATGGGCGCCATGGCGGCACTTCTGCTCGCATTGAACGGTGGCTGGTTGTGGAAACGCCTGCAATACCGCCGAGTGGCGCGGCGGCCGGAACGCTCACCGCACCTGGCTGCCAGCATCTGGTATGAGCGGCTGATACGGGCTCTCTCCCGCCGAGGATGGCAGAAATCGCCGATGCAAACCCCGCACGAGTTCGCAACCACGATTGAGGATTTCCGTGTACGCCGGCGGGTGACTCAATTCACCGATCATTACGAGCGCGCCCGCTTCGCGGAATCTGCGGAAGACGCGAAGAAACTACCTGAATTGTTCGAAGAAGTGACGAGCGGCGGGAAATCCGGGGATTGA